The following are from one region of the Rhodopirellula sp. P2 genome:
- a CDS encoding heavy metal translocating P-type ATPase metal-binding domain-containing protein, with protein MASKLDASKDAASSSIDVTLPCIHCGEPTDVHRDTDPQTVFCCHGCRGAYELIHGWGLENYYGLRDQLAGGGQPIDRVGHSSSEETLHERYTVFDRADYLGASQPIEQSDGTMLCELAVHGLHCAACAWLIENVATRTPGWLDARVKMSEHTMRVVFDPKLISLSRIAQPLDRLGYELSPLPEHREDHFRQENHRLLIQIAFAGFCAANAMWIAIALYAGEASDVEASHWSFLRWTGTGLGLAAVLLPGRTFFQGAWASIKTRTPHMDLPVALGLSVGTLAGVIAAVTGQGESYFDSLAVLVFLLLIGRWIQFHQQHRAAKAVDLLLRITPRHAHRILQNDQTELVLVDNLRPDDSVRVMAGQSVPVDGTVLAGQSSIDQSLLTGESLPVSVQVGESVSAGTVNLQSPLDIQVTSVGRESRIGQVMQSVEEAASQKTPIVQLADSIGGYFVVIVTLLAGITFFVWLSDGFGPAASHATSLLIVACPCALALATPLAIAVALGRAAKRKILIRDGSSLQTLASVGTIWFDKTGTLTEGKPRAEFMEGDASAIAHAAAIERSCEHPIAIAIQREASRRDLDIPTHAQLDQVHVGGVSGESDGHRILVGSLSFMQQHHVALSDSILAACEHCTNQSASPSVIAIDDIATCVLAISDPLKPNVAGFLGSLRDRGWQVGILSGDHPQIVAHVAQQLGVDASHALGGLSPEAKLKHVRDHSQGSTVMVGDGANDAAALAAADVGIAVRGGAEVSLQAAPIYVASDSMIAIDDLIRASRRTQALIYTAFTASLSYNVIAVALAMTGRISPLVAAVLMPISSVTVLALTLAWPIFREKKT; from the coding sequence ATGGCTTCGAAACTGGACGCGTCAAAGGACGCAGCGTCGTCGTCGATCGACGTGACACTGCCTTGCATCCATTGCGGTGAGCCGACCGATGTGCATCGCGACACGGATCCGCAGACCGTTTTCTGCTGCCATGGATGCCGAGGCGCCTACGAGTTGATTCACGGCTGGGGCCTCGAGAATTACTACGGCCTGCGAGATCAGCTAGCAGGTGGCGGTCAACCAATCGATCGCGTCGGGCACTCGTCCTCCGAAGAGACCCTGCACGAACGATACACCGTCTTTGATCGAGCTGATTACCTGGGAGCATCCCAACCCATCGAGCAGTCCGATGGGACGATGCTGTGCGAATTGGCCGTGCATGGGCTGCACTGCGCTGCCTGTGCCTGGCTGATTGAAAACGTTGCCACGCGAACGCCGGGTTGGCTGGACGCGCGGGTCAAGATGAGCGAACACACCATGCGGGTCGTGTTTGATCCCAAGCTCATTTCGCTCAGCCGAATCGCTCAACCACTTGATCGACTGGGCTACGAACTGTCGCCACTTCCTGAACACCGCGAAGATCACTTTCGCCAGGAAAATCATCGGCTGCTGATTCAGATCGCCTTCGCTGGCTTCTGCGCCGCCAATGCGATGTGGATTGCCATCGCGCTGTACGCAGGAGAGGCGTCCGATGTGGAAGCCTCCCACTGGTCGTTTCTGAGGTGGACCGGGACGGGACTGGGACTGGCAGCGGTGTTGTTGCCCGGACGCACCTTTTTTCAAGGTGCCTGGGCATCGATCAAAACCCGAACGCCGCACATGGACCTGCCCGTCGCACTCGGGCTGTCCGTTGGCACCCTGGCGGGAGTGATCGCTGCGGTCACAGGGCAGGGCGAGTCCTACTTCGATTCGTTGGCGGTGTTGGTGTTCCTGCTGCTGATCGGACGCTGGATTCAATTTCACCAGCAGCATCGGGCCGCCAAGGCAGTCGATTTGCTGCTGCGGATCACACCGCGTCACGCCCATCGGATCCTGCAGAACGACCAAACGGAACTTGTCCTCGTCGACAACCTGCGGCCCGACGACTCGGTTCGCGTGATGGCAGGGCAGAGCGTTCCCGTGGACGGGACCGTTCTGGCTGGGCAATCATCAATCGATCAATCGCTGCTGACCGGAGAGAGCCTCCCTGTCTCGGTCCAAGTCGGTGAATCGGTTTCTGCGGGAACGGTCAACTTGCAAAGTCCGCTGGACATCCAGGTCACGTCCGTCGGCCGCGAAAGTCGCATCGGCCAGGTCATGCAATCGGTCGAAGAAGCCGCCTCGCAAAAGACACCCATCGTTCAACTGGCGGATTCCATTGGTGGCTACTTCGTGGTCATCGTCACACTGCTAGCTGGCATCACGTTCTTCGTGTGGCTGAGTGATGGATTTGGGCCCGCGGCATCCCATGCGACTTCGCTGCTCATCGTTGCTTGCCCCTGTGCGTTGGCTCTGGCGACGCCACTTGCCATTGCGGTTGCACTGGGAAGGGCAGCGAAACGAAAGATTTTGATTCGAGATGGTTCTTCACTGCAAACACTGGCCTCCGTGGGAACGATTTGGTTCGATAAAACCGGCACGTTGACCGAAGGCAAACCGCGAGCGGAATTTATGGAAGGCGATGCATCTGCGATCGCTCACGCCGCCGCGATCGAACGCAGTTGCGAGCATCCGATCGCGATTGCCATTCAACGCGAAGCCAGTCGGCGTGACCTGGACATTCCAACCCACGCACAGCTTGACCAAGTGCATGTGGGGGGGGTCTCCGGCGAGAGCGATGGGCATCGAATTTTGGTGGGCAGCCTATCATTCATGCAACAACACCATGTTGCGCTCAGCGATTCCATTTTGGCAGCGTGCGAACATTGCACCAATCAATCGGCCAGCCCCAGTGTGATTGCGATCGATGACATCGCGACCTGCGTGCTCGCCATCAGCGATCCGCTGAAACCCAACGTCGCTGGCTTTCTGGGATCGCTTCGGGACCGCGGCTGGCAGGTCGGGATCCTTTCGGGTGATCACCCCCAGATTGTCGCTCACGTCGCCCAACAATTGGGAGTGGATGCTTCTCACGCGCTGGGAGGTTTGTCGCCGGAAGCCAAACTGAAACACGTCCGAGATCATTCCCAAGGATCGACGGTGATGGTCGGCGACGGCGCGAACGATGCCGCGGCGCTGGCCGCAGCGGATGTTGGAATTGCGGTTCGTGGAGGTGCGGAGGTCAGCCTTCAGGCCGCACCGATCTACGTTGCCTCCGACAGCATGATCGCAATCGACGACTTGATTCGTGCCTCTCGACGGACACAGGCCTTGATTTACACGGCGTTCACTGCCTCCCTCAGCTACAATGTGATTGCGGTTGCCCTCGCGATGACGGGGCGAATCAGTCCACTCGTCGCGGCGGTTTTGATGCCGATCAGTTCGGTCACGGTGCTTGCCCTCACGCTGGCGTGGCCCATTTTTCGCGAGAAAAAAACATGA
- a CDS encoding calmodulin-binding protein, which produces MYQRATILAAAAAVFFVGFACDSPQAAAQGHGAPVAMGAGGTLPNGMGQMGYQGQRAYGQSWGSSAANTDWNRMYHYPYVYYPQNFWGQDYYKSSDSLYHRYPTEMRIPVYNKSWHNYYPSNRRFHKGHHFILDTF; this is translated from the coding sequence ATGTACCAACGAGCTACCATTTTGGCCGCAGCAGCGGCTGTTTTCTTTGTAGGCTTTGCCTGCGATTCGCCTCAAGCTGCAGCCCAGGGGCATGGTGCCCCCGTGGCGATGGGAGCCGGTGGAACCCTTCCCAACGGGATGGGACAAATGGGCTACCAAGGCCAGCGTGCCTATGGTCAAAGCTGGGGCTCATCCGCCGCCAACACCGATTGGAACCGGATGTACCACTACCCCTACGTCTACTACCCCCAGAACTTTTGGGGCCAAGACTACTACAAAAGCAGCGATAGCTTGTACCATCGCTACCCCACGGAAATGAGAATTCCCGTCTACAATAAGAGCTGGCACAACTACTACCCCAGCAATCGCCGGTTCCACAAAGGACACCACTTCATTCTTGACACGTTCTAG
- a CDS encoding GTPase: MTSNCDTLATRLTGVGRSAVAVIGLRGPLAAQCVNDCFVPASNAQPTMLAGQVRYGTWKSSDGVPGESIVLTPMSDDSFEIHGHGGEAAVSAILASLNDRGVATVDDSRWRQNESIMVTEAECVLQRCVTGQQAAIALDQIRGALRQWCEHWINCLESASSAHESPAQQTALLDQLRQAALTVCSRGEKGVRLIEPRRLVLAGPPNVGKSSLMNQIVGFRRSITHDAAGTTRDVLQCDTVIAGVPVRLSDTAGIRETAHLTESGASIEREGIRRASLAIETADLLLIVCQPSTWDQLAKFRSELPISDQTHVLEVLNKADLLTENETSATTMIEHQTIASDDDNPGVAKLMETLASHLLSTLPPRHSPVPICQRQLDGIRQLCQSNSLEAANATLKQLLTGVAQ; encoded by the coding sequence ATGACATCCAACTGCGACACCCTAGCCACTCGACTGACGGGCGTTGGTCGGTCCGCCGTCGCGGTGATCGGTCTGCGAGGCCCGCTCGCGGCACAGTGCGTGAACGATTGTTTTGTTCCCGCCTCCAACGCTCAGCCAACGATGTTGGCCGGTCAGGTTCGCTACGGAACCTGGAAAAGCAGCGACGGCGTCCCGGGGGAATCGATTGTTTTGACCCCGATGTCCGATGACAGTTTTGAAATCCATGGCCACGGCGGTGAAGCCGCTGTCAGCGCAATCCTAGCTTCGCTGAACGACCGAGGTGTTGCCACGGTGGATGACTCGCGTTGGCGTCAAAACGAATCCATCATGGTGACCGAAGCAGAATGCGTCTTGCAGAGATGCGTGACCGGGCAGCAAGCCGCGATTGCACTGGATCAAATTCGAGGAGCGTTGAGGCAGTGGTGCGAGCATTGGATCAACTGCCTGGAATCCGCGAGTTCCGCGCACGAGTCACCAGCACAACAAACGGCCTTGCTCGATCAACTTCGCCAAGCAGCACTGACCGTGTGCTCCCGCGGCGAAAAGGGAGTTCGTTTGATCGAACCGCGTCGGTTGGTTCTTGCGGGTCCACCCAACGTCGGCAAAAGCAGTTTGATGAATCAGATCGTCGGCTTTCGACGCAGCATCACGCACGACGCCGCTGGCACGACGCGAGACGTCTTGCAGTGCGACACGGTGATCGCGGGTGTTCCTGTTCGGCTCAGTGATACCGCGGGCATTCGCGAAACGGCGCACTTGACCGAGTCTGGGGCATCGATCGAGCGAGAAGGCATTCGCCGCGCTTCACTCGCGATCGAGACCGCTGACCTGCTGCTGATCGTGTGCCAACCTTCGACCTGGGATCAACTGGCCAAATTTCGAAGCGAGCTCCCGATCTCGGATCAAACGCACGTCTTGGAAGTGTTGAACAAAGCGGACCTGCTGACGGAAAACGAAACATCGGCCACCACAATGATCGAGCATCAAACCATCGCCAGCGATGACGACAACCCTGGGGTCGCGAAGCTGATGGAAACGCTGGCCAGCCATCTGTTGTCGACTCTTCCGCCCCGTCATTCGCCCGTGCCAATCTGCCAGCGACAACTCGATGGCATCCGGCAACTGTGTCAATCCAACTCGTTGGAAGCTGCGAATGCAACGTTGAAACAATTGCTGACAGGAGTCGCCCAGTGA
- a CDS encoding class I SAM-dependent methyltransferase, with protein MTTSPIELEVTDKLREAMRDCIADRLHSPVMQTLPSGTKAVLKDIAGLQTRATATLGPPLREGESWWVNRRAIQQSTTSQVAKFKANWFGDQPVTDICCGIGGDLIALARRGPATGIDASESILSFTAANLCTANVKAELRCLDVMESEPADIVNGSKWLHIDPDRRVDNQRHVQPDAWLPTWERTEELLNQVQGGLVKMAPATTLESSIAEACHLMWISSGGSVREQTAIWGTLPTPPAVSVDGATWKVGGRTAVVLKHDTIQCYAAQSGDWAVPASVASAAESWMIDPDGAIRAAGLTDHFARSHHAQALGGPSGFLTAAWTAPEGDPSTPQASCQHLAVVARIRDRLSCDDRALRRYFRKAKAYPEVIKVRGVDIDPAKLGKKLRECGETPLALWIGRNGKKTYAVVTELPTPPPS; from the coding sequence GTGACCACTTCGCCCATTGAGCTGGAAGTCACGGACAAATTGCGTGAAGCAATGCGAGACTGCATCGCCGATCGCTTGCATTCGCCGGTGATGCAAACGCTGCCCAGTGGAACCAAGGCGGTTCTGAAGGATATCGCTGGATTGCAGACCCGCGCCACAGCAACCCTCGGCCCACCGCTTCGCGAAGGGGAATCTTGGTGGGTGAATCGACGAGCGATCCAGCAATCCACCACGTCGCAGGTCGCGAAATTCAAAGCGAACTGGTTCGGCGATCAACCGGTGACGGACATCTGCTGTGGAATCGGAGGCGACCTGATCGCCTTGGCGCGTCGCGGTCCCGCCACCGGCATCGACGCCAGCGAATCCATCCTGTCCTTCACTGCAGCCAACTTGTGCACCGCAAACGTGAAGGCTGAGTTGCGTTGCCTCGACGTGATGGAATCGGAACCAGCCGATATTGTGAACGGATCGAAATGGCTTCACATCGATCCTGATCGGCGCGTCGACAATCAACGCCACGTTCAACCCGACGCCTGGTTGCCAACTTGGGAACGCACCGAGGAACTCCTCAATCAAGTCCAAGGCGGTTTGGTGAAAATGGCGCCGGCAACAACACTTGAATCGTCCATCGCCGAGGCCTGTCATCTGATGTGGATTTCTTCCGGCGGAAGCGTTCGTGAACAAACTGCCATTTGGGGCACCCTCCCAACGCCACCCGCCGTTTCAGTGGACGGTGCCACCTGGAAGGTTGGCGGACGAACGGCCGTCGTCCTGAAGCATGACACGATCCAGTGCTACGCTGCCCAATCGGGTGACTGGGCAGTCCCCGCCTCGGTCGCTTCGGCGGCCGAGAGTTGGATGATTGATCCGGACGGAGCCATCCGAGCGGCAGGCTTGACCGACCACTTCGCTCGATCTCACCATGCTCAAGCACTGGGTGGACCGTCAGGTTTCTTGACCGCGGCTTGGACCGCTCCCGAGGGTGATCCATCAACTCCACAGGCAAGTTGCCAGCATCTCGCCGTCGTCGCCCGCATTCGCGACCGGCTGTCTTGCGACGACCGAGCACTGCGACGGTACTTCCGAAAAGCGAAAGCCTATCCAGAGGTCATCAAGGTTCGGGGCGTCGACATCGACCCCGCCAAACTAGGGAAGAAACTTCGCGAGTGTGGCGAGACTCCCTTGGCGCTGTGGATCGGGCGAAACGGCAAGAAAACCTACGCCGTCGTGACAGAACTGCCCACGCCCCCCCCTTCTTGA
- the ccoS gene encoding cbb3-type cytochrome oxidase assembly protein CcoS: MSVLFIALPLALLLGAGGMFACIMCIRGGQYDDLESPAVRILIDEDSPPRARQASEPSADQATDPPQTSQGR; encoded by the coding sequence ATGAGTGTTCTCTTCATTGCGCTGCCATTGGCACTGCTGCTTGGCGCTGGGGGAATGTTTGCGTGCATTATGTGCATCCGGGGCGGTCAGTACGACGACCTGGAATCACCCGCTGTCCGAATCCTGATTGATGAGGACAGTCCGCCCAGGGCTCGCCAAGCAAGCGAACCAAGTGCCGACCAAGCTACCGATCCACCCCAAACCTCCCAGGGTCGTTAG
- a CDS encoding DUF4339 domain-containing protein, with protein MGVRFACHACGKRLNIKTELAGRQGVCPACSVRFRIPTQDQPQSIAVDEDSSGSHPPATSDSDRMADVLESSEQDPGVDAADSSTAHGSFSASAAGGSTTIERPKTQATASEKTSTPAESAPSSPDAILGDSTAVWYVRPPSGGQYGPADGPTMKQWITEGRIADAAMLWRDGWPDWKSAGEILRQLKQKGPVIESTPSPKAILATPGNAHLVDGKLVDAPANRDKVAILNRGGPLDSSKRKRSRKRIAATVALVLMLVLLVAALAFVVLR; from the coding sequence ATGGGCGTTCGTTTTGCTTGCCATGCCTGTGGGAAGCGACTGAACATCAAGACAGAACTTGCCGGACGTCAGGGCGTTTGCCCCGCGTGCTCGGTGCGGTTTCGCATTCCCACACAAGATCAGCCCCAGTCGATCGCGGTCGATGAAGACTCCTCGGGAAGTCATCCCCCAGCCACGTCGGACTCTGACAGGATGGCGGATGTCCTGGAATCCTCGGAGCAGGATCCCGGAGTCGACGCAGCCGATTCATCCACCGCGCATGGCTCTTTCTCCGCATCGGCTGCCGGCGGATCAACCACGATCGAACGCCCCAAGACCCAAGCAACCGCCTCCGAGAAGACCTCCACTCCCGCCGAATCGGCTCCCTCCAGCCCCGATGCAATCCTCGGTGACTCCACCGCGGTCTGGTACGTTCGTCCGCCAAGTGGCGGCCAGTACGGCCCTGCGGATGGCCCGACGATGAAGCAGTGGATCACGGAAGGCCGCATTGCCGATGCCGCAATGCTGTGGCGTGACGGTTGGCCCGATTGGAAGTCGGCTGGCGAAATCCTGCGTCAGCTCAAACAAAAGGGTCCCGTCATCGAGAGCACCCCGTCCCCCAAAGCCATTCTGGCGACACCAGGCAACGCGCACTTGGTCGACGGAAAGTTGGTGGACGCCCCCGCAAATCGCGACAAGGTTGCCATTCTCAATCGAGGCGGCCCGCTTGATTCCAGCAAACGCAAACGATCGCGAAAACGAATTGCCGCGACCGTCGCGTTGGTGCTGATGTTGGTGCTGTTGGTCGCGGCCTTGGCGTTCGTCGTTTTGCGTTGA
- the mdoH gene encoding glucans biosynthesis glucosyltransferase MdoH, translating into MVSKEIKRTRWVIATLVLLIMTAGTTVYVTSMSANGRGWLEWLTVPLFALLFGWIGFSFVVATWGWIRLLRHRTPKNEPATGAGEKPPTAVLVPVYNESPEDVFARVEAMVRGLGPNHRFDFFILSDTNDSEVWLAEELAWSQLTDRLEEEVRTSCNVYYRHRRENVARKAGNIADFCRRWSDPYSFMIVLDADSLLEPDTMVEMVRRMEADDRLGILQVPPTPIGRHSWFARLQQFAAAAYGPVFCEGFDAWAAEQGNYWGHNAIIRVEAFCDCCDLPVLPGQAPLGGEILSHDFVEASLLVRNGWKVRLANDIGGSYEECPTTLTDYAQRDQRWCQGNLQHSRLLLSEGFHPVSRLHFFSGVLAYASSPLWILFTCLCVASWAWENGVPSDLVVFQSVAPSMLQFGLFIAAMAMLLVPKLYGYINVVARGQAWRFGGAISMLLSVVMEIVLSVLLSPIMAVMHTRFVVSTLRGRKVTWSSQQRGEHGVPMLQAVRDYGGLTILGAAITAAVFLFAPSWAVWFLPITAGLILAVPLAMVMASRDLGKSLAKLRLLVIPEETNPPEVYQLYEQAMLDSRKQWAVLPKSSMLEQLIDSPTFFHTHHEVLRASHAEHAMTESERKEVRDASRRLQVGKDGSSGVDVSKIPMEWRRALLSDIELLRELHVQTHARPKRLANAAG; encoded by the coding sequence ATGGTCAGTAAAGAAATCAAACGAACCCGTTGGGTGATCGCAACGTTGGTCCTGTTGATCATGACCGCTGGCACGACTGTGTATGTCACATCGATGTCGGCGAATGGTCGCGGATGGTTGGAATGGCTGACCGTGCCTCTGTTTGCGTTGCTGTTCGGGTGGATCGGATTTTCGTTTGTTGTCGCGACATGGGGTTGGATTCGTTTGCTGCGTCATCGAACGCCCAAGAACGAACCGGCAACGGGGGCGGGCGAGAAGCCTCCGACGGCGGTTCTGGTGCCGGTTTACAACGAGTCACCCGAAGATGTGTTTGCACGGGTGGAAGCGATGGTTCGAGGGTTGGGGCCGAATCACCGGTTTGATTTCTTCATCCTGAGTGACACGAATGATTCCGAGGTCTGGCTGGCGGAAGAGTTGGCATGGTCTCAGTTGACCGACCGCTTGGAAGAAGAAGTCCGAACGTCCTGCAACGTTTACTACCGGCATCGCCGAGAAAATGTGGCTCGCAAGGCGGGGAACATCGCTGACTTTTGTCGCCGCTGGTCCGATCCGTATTCGTTCATGATCGTGTTGGACGCGGACAGTCTGCTTGAGCCCGACACGATGGTTGAAATGGTTCGCCGAATGGAAGCGGATGATCGGCTGGGCATTTTGCAGGTTCCACCCACACCGATCGGTCGACACTCTTGGTTCGCTCGTCTGCAGCAGTTCGCCGCTGCGGCCTATGGTCCTGTGTTCTGCGAAGGGTTTGATGCCTGGGCGGCGGAGCAAGGCAACTACTGGGGCCACAACGCGATCATTCGAGTGGAAGCATTCTGCGATTGCTGTGACTTGCCAGTGTTGCCAGGACAGGCTCCCTTGGGAGGCGAAATCTTGTCGCACGATTTTGTGGAAGCATCCCTGCTCGTCCGCAATGGTTGGAAAGTTCGACTGGCGAATGACATCGGAGGCAGCTACGAGGAGTGCCCCACCACGTTGACCGACTACGCGCAGCGGGATCAACGTTGGTGCCAAGGCAATTTGCAACACAGTCGGTTGCTGCTCAGTGAAGGTTTTCATCCCGTCAGTCGCCTGCACTTCTTCAGTGGTGTGCTGGCGTATGCCAGTTCACCGCTTTGGATCTTGTTCACCTGCCTGTGTGTTGCCAGCTGGGCTTGGGAAAACGGTGTTCCCTCGGACTTGGTCGTCTTCCAATCGGTGGCGCCCAGCATGTTGCAGTTCGGGTTGTTCATCGCGGCGATGGCGATGTTGTTGGTGCCAAAGTTGTATGGCTATATCAACGTGGTCGCTCGCGGGCAGGCCTGGCGATTTGGAGGTGCCATTTCAATGTTGCTGAGTGTGGTGATGGAGATCGTTTTGTCGGTGTTGCTGTCGCCGATCATGGCTGTCATGCACACCCGATTTGTGGTCTCCACGTTGAGAGGTCGCAAGGTGACATGGTCATCGCAGCAACGTGGCGAGCATGGCGTGCCGATGCTGCAAGCCGTCCGAGATTACGGAGGACTGACCATTTTGGGGGCCGCGATCACCGCGGCGGTGTTCCTGTTCGCCCCCTCGTGGGCGGTGTGGTTTCTGCCAATCACCGCAGGTTTGATTTTGGCCGTTCCGTTGGCGATGGTGATGGCCAGTCGGGATCTCGGTAAGTCGTTGGCGAAGTTGCGGTTGCTGGTCATCCCAGAAGAAACCAACCCGCCGGAGGTGTACCAGTTGTACGAACAAGCGATGTTGGATTCCCGAAAACAATGGGCGGTTCTGCCGAAGTCGTCGATGTTAGAACAGCTGATCGACAGCCCGACTTTTTTTCACACGCATCACGAGGTGTTGCGAGCCAGTCATGCGGAGCATGCGATGACGGAGAGCGAACGGAAGGAAGTTCGAGATGCCAGTCGGCGTTTGCAAGTTGGGAAGGATGGATCCAGCGGCGTCGATGTGTCGAAGATCCCGATGGAGTGGAGACGTGCATTGCTCAGCGACATTGAGTTGCTCAGAGAGCTTCATGTTCAAACGCACGCGCGTCCCAAGCGATTGGCCAACGCGGCCGGTTGA
- a CDS encoding esterase/lipase family protein, whose translation MDRHTLKIANGKNHVHHDMVIATHGFLSSGQSLDPIADLLTTAGYECAVWEYPSLRGSILSHASRLVGLIQAAMARPDIRRIHFVAHSMGGIIVRAAIAQSRMETLAKNQCGRLLMLAPPNKGSWLTRLPLGPFASQFPQLVELSEKEDSLVNRLPRLQRFDVGVIAAQNDWIVSQTATHLDGQRDHAVVPTSHQRLVQHPQAIEMTLRFLERGQLHESDAHETAGPTIPFQPLSHAHDTTVTEHSASNGRRAA comes from the coding sequence ATGGATCGGCACACCCTCAAAATTGCAAACGGCAAGAACCACGTCCACCACGACATGGTGATCGCGACGCATGGCTTTTTGTCCAGCGGTCAAAGTCTGGACCCCATCGCGGATCTTTTGACAACGGCTGGCTATGAATGTGCGGTGTGGGAATACCCCAGCCTGCGAGGCTCGATCCTGTCACACGCCAGCCGACTGGTGGGATTGATTCAGGCAGCGATGGCTCGACCGGACATCCGCCGAATCCACTTTGTCGCGCACAGCATGGGCGGCATCATTGTGCGTGCTGCGATCGCGCAGTCTCGAATGGAAACGCTCGCCAAAAATCAGTGCGGGCGATTGCTGATGCTGGCGCCACCGAACAAGGGATCCTGGCTCACGCGGCTTCCGCTGGGCCCCTTTGCCAGTCAATTCCCGCAACTCGTCGAACTGTCCGAGAAAGAGGACAGCCTGGTCAATCGGCTGCCTCGCCTTCAGCGATTCGACGTGGGCGTGATCGCGGCCCAGAACGACTGGATCGTTTCTCAGACTGCGACTCACTTGGACGGGCAAAGGGACCATGCCGTGGTTCCAACCTCGCACCAGCGATTGGTTCAGCATCCTCAGGCGATTGAGATGACGCTTCGATTCTTGGAACGCGGGCAATTGCACGAAAGCGATGCTCACGAAACGGCCGGACCGACGATCCCGTTCCAGCCTTTGTCCCATGCCCATGACACCACTGTCACCGAGCACTCTGCATCGAACGGTCGCCGAGCGGCCTGA
- a CDS encoding helix-turn-helix domain-containing protein, producing MTRSSRPSRPKSLIKQLDASTARVWIIDAAGELIHFSPALAEWLGKSNETADSQAVQTLPEHWVDALRPDPSIRFRSHQTRRITLIQAGNHSPHRGEGSGSRSEEALTAVAHWVSLGTSGYTLGCLGEFLRDSDVPLADWLGEGGLRQESQLRELIAKHRSSNARTADILLAGESDAAELLRRRVTAATSMRCHLGLFTNTNASSRELALWLHDASTPDESLTIVDGALMDAELLEAYAAPAIHSINRSESGRGDATLLIERLDEMPDDAQLKLTQWVEVFGDHLRLIGLLDPARVMETQSKTNPTVDPLDAQIAELTHVPQAVTGIAKPLLNLMCAMPITIPRLQDRREDIPALALALLHEAHRSNQSRKQSTKRELPRLGRDALDALTLYPWPNDFDELAEAMTSALGRVVGDRIGREHLPLVIRSYRVGPNLSSEKKSEPDNNDSNFRIHSLDEAVQKYERELIDRAMNAAEGNKAEAARRLGISRARLLRKLDG from the coding sequence TTGACACGTTCTAGTCGACCGTCCCGCCCCAAATCGCTCATCAAACAGCTCGATGCATCCACCGCTCGCGTGTGGATCATCGACGCTGCCGGTGAGCTGATTCATTTTTCGCCGGCACTGGCGGAATGGCTGGGGAAATCCAACGAGACCGCTGACTCACAAGCAGTCCAGACACTGCCGGAACACTGGGTCGACGCACTCCGCCCCGACCCATCGATTCGCTTTCGCAGTCACCAGACGCGACGGATCACGCTGATCCAAGCGGGGAACCACTCTCCGCATCGGGGCGAAGGTTCTGGCTCTCGTTCAGAGGAAGCCCTCACCGCGGTCGCTCACTGGGTTTCGCTCGGCACCAGCGGCTACACCCTGGGCTGCCTGGGCGAATTCCTCCGCGACAGCGACGTGCCGCTCGCGGATTGGCTTGGCGAAGGCGGTCTGCGTCAGGAGTCTCAGCTTCGCGAATTGATTGCGAAGCACCGTTCGTCCAACGCCCGCACCGCGGACATTTTGTTGGCCGGCGAATCTGACGCCGCCGAACTGCTCCGTCGGCGCGTGACCGCCGCGACCTCCATGCGTTGCCACTTGGGTTTGTTCACGAACACCAACGCCAGCAGTCGTGAGCTCGCACTGTGGCTTCATGACGCATCGACCCCCGATGAATCACTGACCATCGTCGACGGTGCCTTGATGGATGCGGAACTGCTGGAAGCCTATGCGGCACCCGCGATCCATTCAATCAACCGCAGCGAGTCAGGTCGCGGTGACGCCACGTTGTTGATTGAACGCTTGGACGAAATGCCCGACGACGCTCAGTTGAAACTGACTCAGTGGGTGGAAGTGTTTGGTGATCACCTCCGTCTGATCGGTTTGCTGGATCCAGCTCGAGTCATGGAGACTCAGAGCAAAACCAATCCAACCGTCGATCCTTTGGACGCACAAATTGCCGAACTGACTCACGTGCCTCAGGCGGTCACCGGCATCGCCAAACCGCTTCTGAATCTGATGTGCGCGATGCCAATCACGATCCCTCGCTTGCAGGATCGCCGCGAGGACATCCCGGCCCTGGCGTTGGCATTGCTTCACGAGGCCCATCGATCGAATCAGTCGCGAAAGCAAAGCACGAAGAGGGAGCTGCCACGCCTGGGACGCGATGCATTGGATGCGTTGACACTTTACCCTTGGCCCAACGATTTTGACGAACTGGCCGAAGCCATGACATCGGCCCTTGGTCGTGTCGTAGGAGATCGGATCGGTCGCGAACACTTGCCGTTGGTCATTCGCTCCTATCGCGTCGGTCCCAACCTGAGCTCCGAAAAGAAATCGGAACCCGACAACAACGACAGCAACTTCCGAATCCATTCGCTGGACGAAGCCGTTCAGAAATACGAACGCGAGTTGATCGACCGAGCGATGAACGCGGCCGAAGGCAACAAAGCCGAAGCGGCTCGCCGACTCGGAATCAGCCGTGCACGGTTGCTCCGGAAACTCGACGGATGA